The Urbifossiella limnaea genome has a window encoding:
- a CDS encoding DnaA/Hda family protein translates to MNTAAGTDSGRWHGLRVVPENRFAVRAARSLARVVVLGRRPAVSPLVLHGPTGCGKSALVGALLAEVSTGTATARVVAAGDVARAAADPAADGFADADLRAADLLVLEDVQVLPPREAGAVADLLDRRTSRGRPVMVTTTVAPSQLELPQALTSRLTAGLVVPLEAPGVEARRLVLADAAAGRLTADALDWLAAAGGMRSALGRLAALGATVGPLDRAACEAILAAGGHPTSTGPTVAGIIEKVAAAFGVSPKELLGASRLRRVLVPRQVAMFLAREVCGLSFPRLAAAFGRDHTTVLHAVRKIRAELAGDERLAGVVRRLRAEVAE, encoded by the coding sequence ATGAACACCGCCGCCGGGACGGACTCCGGACGCTGGCACGGTCTTCGAGTCGTCCCCGAGAACCGCTTCGCGGTGCGGGCGGCCCGGAGCCTGGCCCGCGTCGTCGTGCTCGGCAGGCGGCCGGCCGTGTCGCCGCTCGTGCTCCACGGGCCGACCGGCTGCGGCAAGTCGGCGCTGGTCGGGGCGCTGCTCGCCGAGGTGTCCACCGGCACCGCCACGGCGCGGGTCGTGGCCGCCGGCGACGTGGCCCGCGCCGCCGCCGACCCCGCCGCCGACGGCTTCGCCGACGCCGACCTGCGGGCCGCCGACCTGCTCGTGCTCGAGGACGTGCAGGTGCTGCCGCCGCGGGAAGCGGGGGCGGTCGCCGACCTGCTCGACCGCCGCACCAGCCGCGGGCGGCCGGTGATGGTCACCACGACCGTCGCGCCGTCGCAGCTGGAGTTGCCCCAGGCGCTGACCTCGCGGCTGACCGCCGGGCTGGTGGTGCCGCTGGAGGCGCCCGGGGTCGAGGCGCGGCGGCTCGTGCTGGCCGACGCCGCGGCCGGGCGGCTGACCGCCGACGCCCTCGACTGGTTGGCCGCGGCGGGCGGGATGCGTTCGGCGCTGGGCCGGCTGGCGGCGCTGGGGGCGACGGTGGGTCCGCTCGACCGGGCCGCGTGCGAGGCGATTCTGGCGGCGGGCGGTCATCCGACCTCGACCGGGCCAACCGTCGCGGGGATCATTGAGAAGGTGGCGGCGGCGTTCGGCGTGAGCCCGAAGGAGCTGCTGGGGGCGAGCCGGCTGCGGCGGGTGCTGGTGCCGCGGCAGGTGGCGATGTTCCTGGCCCGCGAGGTGTGCGGCCTGTCGTTCCCGCGCCTGGCGGCGGCGTTCGGGCGGGACCACACGACGGTGCTGCACGCGGTGCGGAAGATCCGCGCGGAGTTGGCCGGCGACGAGCGGCTGGCGGGGGTGGTGCGGCGGCTGCGGGCGGAGGTGGCGGAGTGA
- a CDS encoding DUF6985 domain-containing protein → MIAARVNNVESLRVLVESGADLASGPAIRGVGRRQTTQGATRVFLDNFTPDPELIGFRQFWRTAKPLLSGAVVAVAPPYPEYPKLKVSKRHGPSPDPGCPSARDAGSEVEVILYNAGGNGFGAAHERAWEYVLAHAAAIEVALRRKLFAWHRKQMAQHRDEDLPHVKSLQKYWTQIEKRVPLEEPAAVDHLFKLVGVGLADSGLDECGFSSFEFQTGWDRDHGLGVVMHKDRVLAVGGTTELIGSRDIVTAVRGVQAYDFDEGDFPLPSS, encoded by the coding sequence ATGATTGCGGCACGGGTCAACAACGTCGAGTCGCTCCGCGTGCTGGTCGAGAGCGGGGCGGACCTGGCGAGCGGACCGGCGATCCGGGGGGTCGGTCGGCGGCAAACCACACAAGGTGCGACGCGCGTGTTCCTGGACAACTTCACTCCCGACCCGGAGTTGATCGGGTTCCGGCAGTTCTGGCGGACCGCCAAGCCGCTCCTTTCGGGCGCGGTCGTGGCGGTCGCCCCGCCGTACCCCGAATACCCGAAGCTGAAAGTCAGCAAGCGCCACGGCCCGAGCCCGGACCCGGGTTGCCCGTCGGCCCGCGACGCGGGATCCGAGGTGGAGGTCATCCTGTACAACGCCGGCGGCAACGGGTTCGGCGCGGCACACGAGCGGGCGTGGGAGTACGTTCTCGCCCACGCCGCCGCGATCGAAGTCGCCCTGCGCCGCAAGCTGTTCGCGTGGCACCGCAAGCAGATGGCCCAACACCGGGACGAAGACTTGCCGCACGTCAAGTCGTTGCAGAAGTACTGGACGCAGATCGAAAAGCGGGTGCCGCTTGAGGAGCCCGCCGCGGTGGACCACCTGTTCAAACTCGTCGGCGTCGGCCTGGCCGACAGCGGGCTGGACGAGTGCGGGTTCAGCTCGTTCGAGTTCCAGACCGGCTGGGACCGCGACCACGGCCTCGGCGTGGTGATGCACAAGGACCGCGTGCTGGCGGTGGGGGGTACGACCGAGTTGATCGGGAGCCGCGACATCGTTACCGCGGTTAGGGGCGTGCAGGCCTACGACTTCGACGAAGGCGATTTCCCGCTCCCGAGTTCGTAA